The Struthio camelus isolate bStrCam1 chromosome 14, bStrCam1.hap1, whole genome shotgun sequence genome has a window encoding:
- the BRPF1 gene encoding peregrin isoform X4 — translation MGVDFDVKTFCHNLRATKPPYECPVGTCRKIYKSYSGIEYHLYHYDHDNPPPPQHTPLRKHKKKGRQARAANKQSPSPSETSQSPGREVMTYAQAQRMVEVDLHGRVHRISIFDNLDVVSEDEEAPEEVPENGSNKENTETQTVTPKSGKHKNKEKRKDSNHHHHNASAGTTPKLPEVVYRELEQDTPDAPPRPTSYYRYIEKSAEELDEEVEYDMDEEDYIWLDIMNERRKTEGVSPIPQEIFEYLMDRLEKESYFESHNKGDPNALVDEDAVCCICNDGECQNSNVILFCDMCNLAVHQECYGVPYIPEGQWLCRRCLQSPSRAVDCALCPNKGGAFKQTDDGRWAHVVCALWIPEVCFANTVFLEPIDSIEHIPPARWKLTCYICKQRGSGACIQCHKANCYTAFHVTCAQQAGLYMKMEPVRETGANGTSFSVRKTAYCDIHTPPGSVRRLPALSHSEGEEEDEEEEEEGKGWSSEKVKKAKAKSRIKMKKARKILAEKRAAAPVVSVPCIPPHRLSKITNRLTIQRKSQFMQRLHSYWTLKRQSRNGVPLLRRLQTHLQSQRNCDQRDTEDKNWALKEQLKSWQRLRHDLERARLLVELIRKREKLKRETIKVQQVALEMQLTPFLILLRKTLEQLQEKDTGNIFSEPVPLSEVPDYLDHIKKPMDFQTMKQKLEAYHYLNFDDFEEDFNLIINNCLKYNAKDTIFYRAAIRLREQGGAVLRQARRQAEKMGIDFETGMHFPHCVTVEEAQVQDVEDDVRLLLSENQKHLPLEEQLKILLERLDEVNAGKQSIGRSRRAKMIKKEITVLRRKLAHPRDLGRDGPERHGSSARGVLQSHNPCEKDLQTDSAAEESSSQETGKGLGPNSSSTPAHEVGRRTSVLFSKKNPKTAGPPKRPGRPPKNRDSQITPGHGNSPIGPPQLPIMGSSQRQRKRGRSPRPSSSSDSDSDKSTEDAPMDLPANGFSSGNQPVKKSFLVYRNDCNLPRSSSDSESSSSSSSSAASDRTSTTPSKQGRGKPSFSRVNFPEDSSEDTSGTENESYSVGTGRGVGHSMVRKGIGRGAGWLSEDEDSSLDALDLVWAKCRGYPSYPALIIDPKMPREGMFHHGVPIPVPPLEVLKLGEQMTQEAREHLYLVLFFDNKRTWQWLPRTKLVPLGVNQDLDKEKMLEGRKSNIRKSVQIAYHRAMQHRNKVQGEQSSDSSESD, via the exons ATGGGGGTGGACTTCGACGTGAAGACCTTCTGCCACAACCTGCGGGCCACCAAGCCGCCCTACGAGTGCCCCGTGGGCACCTGCCGCAAGATCTACAAGAGCTACAGCGGCATCGAGTACCACCTCTACCACTATGACCACGAcaaccccccgccgccccagcacaCCCCGCTCCGCAAGCACAAGAAGAAGGGCCGCCAGGCCCGGGCCGCCAACAAGCAGTCGCCCAGCCCCTCTGAGACCTCGCAGTCGCCGGGCCGTGAAGTGATGACTTACGCCCAGGCCCAGCGCATGGTGGAGGTGGACCTGCACGGGCGCGTGCACCGCATCAGCATTTTCGACAACCTGGACGTGGTGTCCGAGGACGAGGAGGCCCCAGAGGAGGTGCCCGAGAACGGGAGCAACAAGGAGAACACGGAGACCCAGACCGTCACCCCCAAATCTGGGAAGCACAAGAACAAGGAGAAGCGCAAGGACTCTAACCACCATCACCATAACGCCTCAGCTGGcaccacccccaagctccccgaGGTGGTGTAccgggagctggagcaggacacCCCTGATGCCCCACCTCGCCCCACCTCTTACTACAG GTACATTGAGAAGTCAGCAGAGGAGCTGGATGAGGAGGTAGAATATGACATGGATGAGGAAGACTACATCTGGCTGGACATTATGAACGAGCGTCGGAAGACTGAAGGCGTGAGTCCGATTCCCCAAGAGATCTTTGAGTACCTgatggacaggctggagaaggaGTCCTACTTTGAGAGCCACAACAAGGGGGATCCAAACGCCTTGGTCGATGAGGATGCAGTGTGTTGCATCTGCAATGATGGAGAGTGTCAAAacagcaatgtcatcctcttttGTGATATGTGCAACCTGGCTGTTCATCAGGAGTGCTATGGGGTGCCCTACATCCCAGAGGGACAGTGGCTCTGCAGACGGTGCCTGCAGTCACCCTCCCGAGCAGTGGACTGTGCCCTGTGCCCAAACAAGGGTGGGGCTTTCAAACAGACAGACGATGGGCGCTGGGCGCACGTGGTTTGTGCTCTCTGGATCCCAGAGGTGTGCTTTGCCAACACGGTGTTTCTGGAGCCCATAGACAGCATCGAGCACATCCCACCTGCACGGTGGAAGCTGACCTGCTATATTTGCAAGCAGCGTGGCTCTGGGGCTTGCATCCAGTGTCATAAGGCAAACTGCTATACCGCTTTCCACGTCACCTGTGCCCAGCAGGCTGGACTGTATATGAAAATGGAGCCTGTCCGCGAGACAGGAGCAAACGGTACCTCCTTCAGCGTGCGCAAAACTGCCTACTGTGACATCCATACGCCACCGGGCTCTGTGCGCAGGCTGCCTGCCCTCTCCCACAGTGAAGGGGAAGAagaagatgaggaggaagaggaggagggtaaGGGCTGGAGCTCtgagaaagtgaaaaaagcaaaGGCCAAGTCTAGAATCAAAATGAAGAAGGCGCGGAAGATCCTGGCAGAGAAACGAGCTGCAGCGCCTGTGGTTTCTGTTCCCTGCATCCCCCCCCACAG GCTCAGTAAGATCACGAACCGCTTAACCATCCAGAGGAAGAGTCAGTTCATGCAGAGGCTACACAGCTACTGGACTCTGAAAAGACAGTCTCGCAACGGTGTCCCTCTGCTGCGCCGGCTTCAGACACACTTACAGTCCCAAAGAAACTGTGATCAG AGAGACACTGAGGATAAGAACTGGGCCCTGAAGGAGCAGCTGAAGTCATGGCAGCGCCTCCGCCATGACCTAGAGCGAGCACGCTTGCTGGTGGAGCTGATACGCAAGCGGGAGAAGCTCAAGAGAGAGACG ATCAAAGTGCAGCAGGTGGCACTGGAAATGCAGCTGACCcccttcctcatcctcctccgCAAGACACTCgagcagctgcaggagaaagACACGGGCAACATCTTCAGCGAGCCGGTCCCTCTGTCTGAG GTCCCAGACTACCTGGATCACATCAAGAAGCCAATGGATTTTCAGACAATGAAACAGAAACTGGAAGCCTATCATTATCTGAATTTTGATGACTTTGAGGAGGATTTCAACCTGATTATCAACAACTGTTTGAAATACAATGCCAAAGACACAATCTTCTACCGGGCAGCCATTCGTCTGCGGGAGCAGGGAGGCGCCGTTCTCCGGCAGGCTCGCCGGCAGGCAGAGAAGATGGGCATTGACTTTGAGACAGGCATGCACTTCCCACACTGTGTAACTGTGGAAGAGGCTCAGGTCCAAGATGTTGAGGATG ATGTGCGGCTGCTGCTCTCAGAGAATCAGAAGCACCTGCccttggaggagcagctgaagATCTTGCTAGAGCGGCTGGATGAGGTTAACGCTGGGAAGCAGAGCATAGGACGGTCCCGCCGGGCCAAGATGATCAAGAAGGAGATCACAGTCCTACGCCGGAAACTTGCTCACCCACGGGACCTGGGCCGAGATGGGCCAGAGAGGCACGGCTCCTCTGCCAGGGGAGTCTTGCAGTCACACAACCCCTGTGAGAAGGACCTGCAGACAGACAGCgctgctgaagagagcagcagccaGGAGACTGGCAAAG GTCTGGGTCCCAATTCTTCTTCCACCCCAGCACATGAAGTTGGCAGGAGGACCTCTGTGCTCTTCTCCAAGAAGAACCCTAAAACCGCAGGACCCCCAAAACGTCCAGGACGCCCTCCAAAGAATCGAGACAGCCAGATAACTCCTGGGCATGGGAACAGCCCGATtggccccccccagctcccaatAATGGGGTCCTCCCAGCGGCAGAGGAAGCGAGGGCGAAGCCCGCGCCCCAGCTCCAGCTCGGACAGCGACAGCGATAAGTCAACTGAAGATGCTCCCATGG ACCTGCCAGCCAACGGCTTCAGCAGTGGGAACCAGCCAGTGAAGAAGAGCTTCCTGGTCTACCGGAATGACTGTAATCTTCCTCGGAGCAGCTCCGACTCAgagtccagcagcagcagcagtagcagtgcTGCCTCCGACCGTACCAG cacaACACCCTCAAAACAGGGTAGAGGGAAACCCTCCTTCTCCCGCGTGAACTTCCCAGAGGACAGCAGCGAGGACACGTCAGGGACAGAGAACGAATCCTACTCTGTTGGCACTGGGCGAGGTGTGGGGCACAGCA TGGTGCGGAAGGGCATTGGTCGTGGCGCGGGGTGGCTTTCAGAGGACGAGGATTCCTCCCTGGATGCCTTGGATCTCGTGTGGGCTAAGTGCCGAGGGTACCCGTCGTACCCAGCGCTG ATCATTGACCCGAAGATGCCTCGGGAAGGCATGTTCCaccatggtgtccccatcccagtgcccccccTGGAGGTGCTGAAGCTGGGAGAGCAAATGACTCAGGAAGCACGAGAGCATCTGTACCTTGTCCTCTTCTTCGACAACAAGCGCACTTG GCAGTGGTTGCCTCGAACAAAGTTAGTGCCTCTGGGGGTAAACCAGGACCTGGATAAGGAGAAGATGTTGGAAGGCCGCAAGTCAAACATCCGCAAGTCTGTGCAGATCGCCTACCACCGAGCCATGCAGCACCGCAACAAGGTGCAGGGCGAGCAGAGCAGTGACTCTAGCGAGAGCGACTAA